Proteins encoded by one window of Hippoglossus hippoglossus isolate fHipHip1 chromosome 15, fHipHip1.pri, whole genome shotgun sequence:
- the pla2g12b gene encoding group XIIB secretory phospholipase A2-like protein isoform X2 yields the protein MLLRNVALLLLCTSVAMCATLGHYLVQAKEVEEEKTVEEEAPVLNSAAVSDGVVEAASVDAAEEDVAAAAVEPEDDAPAAEEVEEILAVDQPAADNNEVDVLIADGAAAEEPEADGDVPAGDTPNEEALTEEAVTQEQPPPRDNPAVEALTEEAVTQEQPPPRDTPAVEALAEEAVTQEQPLPRDTPAVEALAEEVVTQEQPPPRDTPAVEALAEEVVTQEQPPPRDTPAVEALAEEVVTQEQPPPEEEGNEITPAQTKRSLDRPSANEDESSWGFNSIRSSFQTMHGYFDSLVELVGGHDGVCQYSCRYGESPQPRAGYQIPEPNGCSSSLVGFQLDLGVPVMTKCCDQLDMCYDTCGMSKYNCDAVFRSCLLDICSDLRKSLGFVSQVQACDSMAEVLHNTVGTLGCRPYMNSQRAACVCGDEERDEL from the exons ATGCTGCTTCGGAATGTggccctgctcctcctctgcacgTCTGTTGCCATGTGTGCCACTTTAGGCCACTACCTGGTTCAAGcaaaggaggtggaggaggagaagacagtggaggaggaggccccTGTTCTAAACTCAGCTGCTGTTAGTGATGGTGTTGTTGAAGCTGCCTCTGTGGATGCAGCTGAAGAAgatgtagctgctgctgcagtggaaccAGAGGATGatgctcctgcagctgaagagGTTGAAGAAATACTCGCAGTGGATCAACCAGCAGCTGACAACAATGAAGTGGATGTCCTCATAGCAGATGGTGCCGCTGCTGAAGAGCCGGAGGCAGACGGTGACGTGCCTGCCGGAGACACCCCTAATGAGGAGGCCCTCACTGAGGAGGCTGTCACCCAGGAACAACCTCCCCCGCGAGACAACCCTGCTGTGGAGGCCCTCACTGAGGAGGCTGTCACCCAGGAACAACCTCCCCCGCGAGACACCCCTGCTGTGGAGGCCCTCGCTGAGGAGGCTGTCACCCAGGAACAACCTCTTCCACGAGACACCCCTGCTGTGGAGGCCCTCGCTGAGGAGGTTGTCACCCAGGAACAACCTCCCCCGCGAGACACCCCTGCTGTGGAGGCCCTCGCTGAGGAGGTTGTCACCCAGGAACAACCTCCCCCGCGAGACACCCCTGCTGTGGAGGCCCTCGCTGAGGAGGTTGTCACCCAGGAACAACCTCCCCCTGAGGAAGAGGGGAATGAGATCACACCGGCCCAGACCAAGCGCTCCCTGGACAGACCCTCAGCTAATGAAGATGAAAGCAGTTGGGGCTTCAACTCGATTAGGAGTAGTTTCCAGACGATGCACGGATACTTTGACTccctggtggagctggtggGGGGTCACGATGGTGTGTGCCAGTACAGCTGCAGATACG GAGAAAGTCCTCAGCCTCGTGCCGGCTACCAGATCCCGGAGCCCAACGGCTGCAGCTCGTCTCTGGTGGGATTCCAG CTCGACCTCGGGGTCCCCGTCATGACAAAATGCTGTGATCAGCTGGACATGTGCTACGACACTTGCGGCATGAGCAAGTACAACTGTGACGCTGTGTTTCGCTCGTGTCTGCTCGACATCTGCTCTGACCTCAGGAAGAGCCTGGGCTTTGTGTCGCAGGTACAAG CCTGTGACTCCATGGCAGAAGTCCTCCACAACACAGTGGGCACTCTGGGCTGCAGGCCCTACATGAACAGCCAGAGGGCAGCGTGCGTCTGCGGGGACGAGGAGCGGGATGAACTGTGA
- the oit3 gene encoding oncoprotein-induced transcript 3 protein: protein MIILVMISLLQELLAVAGKALDPCSAYISLNEPWRNTDYHVNKSSGVPQCDSHMSGEWYRFTGMAGDAMPTFCVPENHCGTHAPVWLNGSHPQPNDGIITLQVCASFNDNCCQWNASADVKACVGGYFVYRLPRPTVCFHVYCGHFYDICDEEDCAGPSCPESDCRCAPGTELGPDRQTCLDVNECEKGNGGCAELCVNTKGSRRCECGPGRVLDEDGHHCREIAGCHVNNGGCTHGCSSLLDSYQCHCPRGLELGEDKRTCQVPVQCESSSITVSVPKDLVEGLELFLSNSSCRGVSNGTHINLNFSLKTCGTTVEVTDDKIVGTNLVTGLPKSSPGSSRDLIVRTSKLVLPVTCEFPREYHVSDGYQASLRSSALQLAGHSEGVFPFSLELFKNAEFSESYHTPPQLRLHDSLFFGVEPKERLEGLSALVESCFATPGPKADQALKYYLIKDGCISDEAVTQYTSKDQLSKHFQVPVFKFIGKDNQQVFLHCQVLVCGTGDSRCAQRCRGRVRRAARTSDPQEQHTLTGGPIFILP from the exons atgatTATTCTGGTGATGATCAGTCTGCTGCAGGAGCTTCTTGCTGTTGCAGGTAAAG CCTTGGACCCGTGCTCGGCCTACATCAGCCTGAATGAACCCTGGAGGAACACAGATTACCACGTCAACAAGTCCTCCGGCGTGCCGCAGTGTGACAGCCACATGTCCGGTGAATGGTACCGCTTCACTGGCATGGCCGGAGATGCCATGCCCACCTTCTGCGTCCCTGAGAATCACTGTGGCACCCACGCTCCCGTCTGGCTCAACGGCAGCCACCCTCAACCCAATGACGGCATTATCACTCTCCAAGTGTGTGCCAGCTTCAACGACAACTGCTGCCAGTGGAATGCCAGTGCAGACGTGAAGGCCTGCGTCGGGGGATACTTTGTGTACCGCCTGCCAAGACCCACAGTCTGCTTCCACGTGTACTGTGGCC ATTTTTATGATATCTGCGATGAGGAGGACTGTGCAGGTCCCAGTTGTCCGGAGTCGGACTGCCGCTGTGCTCCTGGAACTGAGCTGGGACCGGACAGACAAACGTGCCTGg ATGTGAATGAGTGTGAGAAGGGCAATGGCGGCTGTGCCGAGTTGTGTGTGAACACCAAGGGGTCCAGGCGCTGTGAGTGTGGGCCGGGCCGCGTGCTGGATGAGGACGGACACCACTGCAGAG AGATAGCAGGCTGCCACGTGAACAATGGAGGCTGCACCCACGGCTGCTCCTCGCTGCTGGACTCCTATCAGTGCCACTGCCCCAGAGGGCTGGAGCTGGGAGAGGATAAACGCACGTGtcagg TGCCAGTCCAGTGTGAGTCCAGCTCTATTACCGTGTCAGTCCCTAAGGACCTTGTAGAAGGACTGGAGCTCTTCCTGTCCAACTCGTCTTGTCGAGGCGTCTCCAACGGCACACACATCAATCTCAACTTCAGCCTGAAGACCTGCGGCACCACGGTGGAG GTGACAGACGACAAGATTGTGGGGACCAACCTGGTGACAGGCCTTCCCAAGAGCAGCCCCGGTAGCAGCAGAGACTTGATCGTCCGCACCAGCAAGTTGGTGCTCCCAGTCACCTGCGAGTTCCCCAGGGAGTACCACGTGTCGGACGGATACCAGGCAAGTCTGCGCAGCTCAGCCCTGCAGCTGGCAGGCCACAGCGAGGGCGTCTTCCCCTTCTCCCTGGAGCTCTTCAAGAACGCTGAGTTCTCAGAGTCCTACCACACGCCGCCGCAGCTCCGCCTGCACGACTCCCTGTTCTTCGGGGTGGAGCCCAAAGAGAGACTGGAGGGTCTCTCTGCGTTGGTGGAGAGCTGCTTTGCCACACCAGGCCCCAAAGCTGACCAGGCTCTCAAGTATTACCTCATCAAAGATGG GTGCATCTCTGATGAGGCGGTGACCCAGTACACGTCAAAGGACCAGCTCTCCAAACACTTCCAGGTCCCCGTCTTCAAGTTCATTGGCAAGGACAACCAA CAAGTGTTCCTCCACTGTCAGGTGTTGGTGTGCGGGACAGGAGACTCCCGCTGTGCTCAGCGCTGTCGAGGACGTGTCCGACGGGCGGCGCGGACCAGTGACCCTCAGGAGCAGCACACGCTCACTGGAGGCCCGATCTTCATCCTGCCTTAG
- the pla2g12b gene encoding group XIIB secretory phospholipase A2-like protein isoform X1 translates to MLLRNVALLLLCTSVAMCATLGHYLVQAKEVEEEKTVEEEAPVLNSAAVSDGVVEAASVDAAEEDVAAAAVEPEDDAPAAEEVEEILAVDQPAADNNEVDVLIADGAAAEEPEADGDVPAGDTPNEEALTEEAVTQEQPPPRDNPAVEALTEEAVTQEQPPPRDTPAVEALAEEAVTQEQPLPRDTPAVEALAEEVVTQEQPPPRDTPAVEALAEEVVTQEQPPPRDTPAVEALAEEVVTQEQPPPEEEGNEITPAQTKRSLDRPSANEDESSWGFNSIRSSFQTMHGYFDSLVELVGGHDGVCQYSCRYGESPQPRAGYQIPEPNGCSSSLVGFQVNEALDLGVPVMTKCCDQLDMCYDTCGMSKYNCDAVFRSCLLDICSDLRKSLGFVSQVQACDSMAEVLHNTVGTLGCRPYMNSQRAACVCGDEERDEL, encoded by the exons ATGCTGCTTCGGAATGTggccctgctcctcctctgcacgTCTGTTGCCATGTGTGCCACTTTAGGCCACTACCTGGTTCAAGcaaaggaggtggaggaggagaagacagtggaggaggaggccccTGTTCTAAACTCAGCTGCTGTTAGTGATGGTGTTGTTGAAGCTGCCTCTGTGGATGCAGCTGAAGAAgatgtagctgctgctgcagtggaaccAGAGGATGatgctcctgcagctgaagagGTTGAAGAAATACTCGCAGTGGATCAACCAGCAGCTGACAACAATGAAGTGGATGTCCTCATAGCAGATGGTGCCGCTGCTGAAGAGCCGGAGGCAGACGGTGACGTGCCTGCCGGAGACACCCCTAATGAGGAGGCCCTCACTGAGGAGGCTGTCACCCAGGAACAACCTCCCCCGCGAGACAACCCTGCTGTGGAGGCCCTCACTGAGGAGGCTGTCACCCAGGAACAACCTCCCCCGCGAGACACCCCTGCTGTGGAGGCCCTCGCTGAGGAGGCTGTCACCCAGGAACAACCTCTTCCACGAGACACCCCTGCTGTGGAGGCCCTCGCTGAGGAGGTTGTCACCCAGGAACAACCTCCCCCGCGAGACACCCCTGCTGTGGAGGCCCTCGCTGAGGAGGTTGTCACCCAGGAACAACCTCCCCCGCGAGACACCCCTGCTGTGGAGGCCCTCGCTGAGGAGGTTGTCACCCAGGAACAACCTCCCCCTGAGGAAGAGGGGAATGAGATCACACCGGCCCAGACCAAGCGCTCCCTGGACAGACCCTCAGCTAATGAAGATGAAAGCAGTTGGGGCTTCAACTCGATTAGGAGTAGTTTCCAGACGATGCACGGATACTTTGACTccctggtggagctggtggGGGGTCACGATGGTGTGTGCCAGTACAGCTGCAGATACG GAGAAAGTCCTCAGCCTCGTGCCGGCTACCAGATCCCGGAGCCCAACGGCTGCAGCTCGTCTCTGGTGGGATTCCAGGTGAATGAAGCT CTCGACCTCGGGGTCCCCGTCATGACAAAATGCTGTGATCAGCTGGACATGTGCTACGACACTTGCGGCATGAGCAAGTACAACTGTGACGCTGTGTTTCGCTCGTGTCTGCTCGACATCTGCTCTGACCTCAGGAAGAGCCTGGGCTTTGTGTCGCAGGTACAAG CCTGTGACTCCATGGCAGAAGTCCTCCACAACACAGTGGGCACTCTGGGCTGCAGGCCCTACATGAACAGCCAGAGGGCAGCGTGCGTCTGCGGGGACGAGGAGCGGGATGAACTGTGA